A genomic region of Candidatus Pseudomonas phytovorans contains the following coding sequences:
- a CDS encoding ATP-binding protein — MLHQLSLLLCLALVASHLLGIVLLHYHGSLLHPLSRNASLERLATAYHAARELPPGQSSTLLAHMGNRETRFWVARQAEVEPFPPRAEEQRLANDLRTRLALPAENSLTLQLERVNGADARTHLLSPAGWAPLQLRSSLALGNGLFLNAIQHPSGAYQWSSVLAYSLPVTTLPVLLVVVFCISRVLRPVKSLARATERVSRGEWIAPLPLAGPAEARELTHAFNTMQARLARHVEGRTRLLAAISHDLNTPLTELRLQVELLEPGEARDDMLESLEELSTMVRETLGFVRDDAVQEPTRRIALDTLLGELARRYGLLGQALTLGKPADAYLYCRPLALKRALTNLIDNALKHGGTARVDVQVQAGMIVLEILDRGPGLPEAWLEKVFEPFVQLGHGNGGLGLGLAIARACVQAHGGELVLENRQPAGLCAVLKLPQCLEDQGAAAQPPHIETGTLCQKL, encoded by the coding sequence CTGCTGCATCAACTGAGCCTGTTGCTATGCCTGGCGCTGGTTGCGTCGCACCTGCTCGGTATCGTGTTATTGCACTACCACGGCAGCCTGTTGCACCCACTGTCGCGCAACGCCAGCCTGGAGCGCTTGGCCACGGCTTACCATGCCGCCCGCGAACTACCGCCTGGGCAAAGCAGCACGTTGCTGGCGCACATGGGCAACCGCGAGACACGCTTCTGGGTTGCCCGACAAGCAGAGGTGGAACCATTCCCCCCGCGCGCCGAGGAACAGCGCCTGGCCAATGACCTGCGCACGCGCCTGGCGTTGCCCGCCGAAAACAGCCTTACCTTGCAGCTGGAACGGGTCAATGGTGCCGACGCCCGCACCCACCTGCTCAGCCCTGCCGGCTGGGCACCGCTGCAACTGCGCAGCAGCCTGGCGTTGGGCAACGGCCTGTTCCTCAACGCCATCCAGCACCCCAGCGGCGCCTATCAATGGAGCAGCGTGCTGGCCTACAGCCTGCCGGTGACCACCCTGCCCGTGCTGTTGGTGGTGGTGTTCTGCATCAGCCGCGTGCTACGCCCGGTAAAGTCGCTGGCCCGGGCCACGGAGCGGGTCAGCCGAGGCGAATGGATCGCGCCCCTGCCCTTGGCCGGCCCTGCTGAAGCCCGTGAACTGACGCACGCCTTCAACACCATGCAGGCCCGCCTGGCACGTCACGTAGAAGGCCGTACACGGTTGCTGGCGGCAATCAGCCATGACCTGAACACACCCTTGACTGAACTGCGCCTGCAGGTGGAGTTACTGGAGCCAGGTGAAGCGCGCGACGACATGCTGGAAAGCCTGGAAGAACTGTCAACGATGGTGCGTGAAACGCTGGGCTTCGTGCGCGATGACGCCGTGCAGGAGCCTACCCGGCGTATCGCGCTGGATACGTTGCTGGGCGAGCTGGCTCGTCGCTACGGCCTTCTGGGGCAAGCTTTGACACTGGGCAAACCTGCCGATGCTTACCTCTATTGCCGGCCCTTGGCGCTGAAGCGCGCACTGACCAACCTGATCGACAATGCACTGAAGCATGGCGGGACGGCGCGGGTTGACGTGCAGGTGCAAGCCGGGATGATCGTGCTGGAGATTCTCGACCGAGGACCTGGGCTGCCTGAAGCGTGGCTGGAAAAGGTATTCGAGCCATTTGTACAACTGGGGCACGGCAATGGCGGCCTGGGGTTGGGGCTGGCGATTGCCCGGGCATGCGTACAGGCACATGGCGGCGAACTGGTGCTGGAGAACCGGCAACCGGCGGGATTATGTGCCGTGCTGAAGCTACCGCAGTGCCTGGAAGATCAAGGGGCTGCTGCGCAGCCCCCGCACATCGAAACCGGCACCCTCTGTCAGAAGTTGTAG
- a CDS encoding TonB-dependent receptor: MAGPLHAETAVVQPVPLTLEEMVVTAAGYEQRVEDAPASITVIEGEDLRRKSYRDLGDAVRDVEGVTVNGGANETDISIRGMPGDYTLILVDGKRQSARESRVNGNAGYEQSFVPPAAAIERIEVVRGPMSSLYGSDAIGGVINVITRKVAPEWGGSIGYDYSLRQHSAEGNAGQTSFYLSGPLKEELLGLQVWGRYLNRQADDDLELTNGHSKADHKDLTTRLSFTPTIDHDILLEAGATRLKNGDGLSANWATREQENNRDHWSLSHQGRWGWATSDIALYQETTSREGKATPDQTDIYGRKPEIRNRVFDAKLVIPTAHNTTTVGTQWQENQVTDWNQGLGDRVNREFKVSQKALFAENEWSVTDTFALTAGLRLDDHEEYGNHFSPRLYGVWRATDHWTFKGGVARGFKAPELRAVVEGYAYVRRNRFVMLGNPDLKPETSTNYEVSALWSNRDNLQAGATVFYNDFQDKLSTVTTDRLWNGYIVMDRVNVDKAVIRGVELTGQWDISRDVLLKGNYTYTDSEQKSGANAGAPLALTPKQKASLRSEWRVNDRAQAWAAVSYYGEEYGNTVTAESAPGYTTADIGGSLDVTDALTLNASLNNITDKRLDDETYGTVNYGRTLWMGATYNF, translated from the coding sequence ATCGCCGGCCCGCTGCACGCCGAAACCGCAGTTGTCCAGCCGGTACCGCTAACCCTCGAAGAAATGGTCGTCACCGCTGCCGGTTACGAGCAGCGTGTCGAGGATGCCCCAGCGTCGATCACTGTGATCGAAGGCGAGGACCTGCGCCGCAAGTCTTACCGCGACCTGGGCGATGCGGTGCGCGATGTGGAAGGCGTGACAGTGAATGGCGGTGCCAACGAAACCGATATCTCCATACGCGGTATGCCCGGCGACTACACGCTGATCCTGGTCGATGGCAAACGCCAGAGCGCTCGCGAGTCGCGAGTCAACGGCAATGCCGGTTACGAGCAGAGCTTTGTGCCACCTGCTGCCGCCATCGAGCGCATCGAGGTGGTACGCGGGCCTATGTCGTCGCTGTATGGTTCCGATGCCATCGGCGGGGTGATCAACGTCATCACCCGCAAGGTGGCGCCGGAGTGGGGCGGGTCGATCGGCTACGACTATTCGCTGCGCCAGCACAGTGCCGAAGGTAACGCCGGGCAAACCAGTTTCTACTTGAGCGGGCCGCTGAAAGAGGAACTGCTGGGGTTGCAGGTGTGGGGCCGATACCTGAACCGCCAGGCCGACGACGACCTGGAGCTGACCAATGGCCACAGCAAGGCTGACCACAAGGACCTGACGACGCGGCTGTCCTTCACCCCGACCATCGACCACGACATCCTGCTGGAAGCAGGCGCCACGCGCCTGAAAAACGGCGATGGGCTAAGCGCCAACTGGGCCACCCGTGAGCAGGAGAACAACCGTGATCACTGGTCGCTGTCGCACCAGGGCCGTTGGGGTTGGGCAACGTCAGATATTGCCCTCTACCAGGAAACCACTAGCCGCGAAGGCAAGGCCACGCCTGATCAGACCGACATCTACGGGCGCAAGCCGGAAATCCGCAACCGCGTGTTCGACGCCAAGCTGGTGATCCCCACTGCGCACAACACCACCACCGTTGGCACGCAATGGCAGGAGAACCAGGTCACGGACTGGAACCAAGGGCTGGGCGACCGGGTGAATCGAGAGTTCAAGGTTAGCCAGAAAGCGCTGTTCGCCGAAAACGAATGGTCGGTGACCGACACCTTCGCCCTGACTGCCGGCCTGCGCCTGGATGACCACGAGGAGTACGGCAACCACTTCAGCCCGCGGCTGTATGGTGTATGGCGAGCGACCGACCATTGGACCTTCAAGGGCGGCGTGGCCCGTGGCTTCAAGGCGCCGGAACTGCGCGCGGTGGTGGAGGGCTATGCCTATGTGCGACGTAACCGTTTCGTGATGCTCGGCAACCCCGACCTGAAGCCGGAGACCAGCACCAACTATGAAGTCTCGGCGCTGTGGTCGAACCGCGACAACCTGCAAGCCGGTGCAACCGTGTTCTACAACGACTTCCAGGACAAGCTCTCGACGGTGACGACTGACCGGCTGTGGAACGGCTATATCGTCATGGACCGGGTTAACGTCGACAAGGCGGTGATCCGCGGGGTGGAGCTGACCGGGCAGTGGGACATCAGCCGGGATGTGCTGCTCAAGGGTAACTACACCTACACCGATTCAGAGCAGAAAAGTGGCGCCAACGCTGGTGCACCACTGGCCCTGACGCCCAAGCAGAAGGCCAGCCTGCGCAGTGAATGGCGCGTGAACGATCGCGCTCAGGCCTGGGCGGCGGTGAGCTACTACGGCGAGGAGTATGGCAACACGGTCACGGCTGAAAGCGCGCCGGGCTACACCACGGCGGATATTGGAGGGTCGCTTGATGTAACCGATGCGCTGACCCTCAATGCATCGTTGAACAACATCACCGACAAGCGCCTGGATGACGAAACCTACGGCACGGTGAACTACGGGCGCACGTTGTGGATGGGGGCGACCTACAACTTCTGA
- a CDS encoding LysR family transcriptional regulator, whose amino-acid sequence MSDRLLNDRLDWNLLRTFRVIGQELSISRAAARLHLTQPAVSQALKRLEEQLGRQLIARRGPRFVLTEMGEQLFQLAGEVYGQMSQIGGLLEQPADEVVGKVRLLMISGLFSERFDNFLADFHRHRPRVELEIDVMRSSDIVAALQEKTATAGLSLNRRAQPRLEQRLFLRQRYGFFCGKHHALFGQAEGDLQRENFVSFASDQIGGMLSPLTIFRDQQGFAGRIVASSPSLEEVRRLVIAGFGIGCLPEHVVAADVEAGLLWKLPPQDGIANVDVHLLWNREQRLSRAEEVFIEALQRVMT is encoded by the coding sequence ATGTCTGACCGCCTGCTCAACGACCGCCTCGACTGGAACCTGCTACGCACCTTCCGGGTCATTGGCCAGGAGCTGTCCATCAGCCGCGCTGCCGCCCGCCTGCACCTCACCCAACCGGCAGTGAGCCAGGCACTCAAGCGCCTTGAAGAGCAGCTCGGCCGCCAGCTCATTGCCCGCCGCGGGCCGCGCTTTGTACTGACAGAAATGGGCGAGCAGCTGTTCCAGTTGGCCGGCGAGGTGTACGGGCAAATGTCACAGATCGGTGGCTTGCTGGAGCAGCCGGCAGACGAAGTGGTGGGCAAGGTGCGCTTGCTGATGATCAGCGGCCTCTTCAGCGAACGCTTCGACAACTTCCTCGCCGACTTTCACCGCCACCGCCCGCGAGTGGAGCTGGAGATCGATGTGATGCGCAGCTCCGATATCGTCGCCGCCCTGCAGGAGAAAACCGCCACGGCGGGCCTAAGCCTGAATCGGCGGGCACAGCCACGGCTGGAACAGCGATTGTTCCTGCGCCAGCGCTATGGGTTTTTCTGTGGCAAGCACCATGCCTTGTTCGGCCAGGCCGAAGGCGACCTGCAGCGGGAGAATTTTGTCAGTTTTGCCAGCGACCAGATTGGCGGCATGTTGTCGCCGCTCACCATTTTCCGTGACCAGCAAGGGTTTGCCGGGCGCATCGTAGCGTCATCGCCAAGCCTTGAGGAAGTGCGCCGACTGGTGATCGCCGGGTTTGGCATCGGCTGCCTGCCCGAGCATGTGGTGGCAGCGGATGTCGAAGCGGGTTTGCTATGGAAGCTGCCGCCGCAGGACGGGATAGCCAATGTTGATGTTCACTTGTTGTGGAACAGAGAGCAGCGGCTCAGTCGCGCGGAAGAGGTGTTTATCGAGGCGTTGCAGCGTGTCATGACCTAA
- a CDS encoding type II toxin-antitoxin system RelE/ParE family toxin: MIYKLEFLPSALKEWGKLGHTVREQIKKKLGERLQSPKVQADALRELPNHYKIKLKASGYRLVYRVEDERIVVVVVSVGKRERSEVYRAAQKR; the protein is encoded by the coding sequence ATGATCTATAAGCTCGAATTCCTGCCTTCGGCGCTGAAGGAGTGGGGCAAGCTGGGGCATACCGTGCGCGAGCAGATCAAGAAAAAACTTGGCGAGCGCCTGCAATCGCCGAAGGTGCAGGCCGACGCACTGCGCGAACTGCCCAACCACTACAAGATCAAACTCAAGGCCTCCGGGTATCGCCTCGTCTATCGGGTCGAGGACGAGCGTATCGTTGTGGTGGTGGTCTCGGTTGGCAAGCGCGAGCGCAGCGAGGTCTATCGAGCCGCTCAGAAGCGTTAG
- a CDS encoding type II toxin-antitoxin system Phd/YefM family antitoxin, with protein MQNIFADMAVSVSELKKNPSAVMTGAAGMPVAVLNHNRVVGYMVPAELYEAMMERLEDIELSELAKARLGEKGVPVSLDDL; from the coding sequence ATGCAGAACATATTTGCTGACATGGCCGTAAGCGTGTCAGAACTGAAAAAGAACCCATCTGCTGTAATGACCGGTGCTGCAGGCATGCCCGTCGCCGTGCTCAACCATAATCGCGTGGTGGGTTACATGGTGCCAGCCGAGCTGTATGAGGCCATGATGGAGCGCCTTGAAGATATCGAACTGAGCGAACTGGCCAAGGCCAGGCTGGGTGAAAAAGGGGTGCCGGTATCTCTTGATGATCTATAA
- a CDS encoding WYL domain-containing protein, with amino-acid sequence MPSHPTRHTIARQWQLLKLLPGRHPGMSSTQLQAALTNVGHSTSKRTVERDLVELAALFPLQCNSKGMPYGWYWQPGLSLGEAQQLQPDVLTPPEHVELHAWVDDTLARHLEQSPLSADMQLTPQASGGAALVATVDDNRGLMGWLLSQAGSIRIHAPQALRVAMLEQLRQSLVLHDE; translated from the coding sequence TTGCCCAGCCACCCTACCCGCCACACTATCGCCCGCCAGTGGCAGTTGCTCAAATTGCTGCCCGGTCGCCACCCGGGAATGAGCTCCACCCAGTTGCAGGCCGCCCTGACGAACGTGGGCCATAGCACCAGCAAGCGCACCGTAGAGCGCGACCTGGTCGAGCTCGCCGCGCTTTTCCCGCTGCAGTGCAACAGCAAAGGCATGCCTTATGGTTGGTACTGGCAACCGGGCCTGAGCCTGGGCGAAGCGCAGCAGCTGCAACCCGACGTGCTTACACCCCCGGAACACGTTGAACTGCATGCCTGGGTCGATGACACGCTGGCCCGCCATCTGGAGCAGTCCCCCCTGTCAGCAGACATGCAACTGACGCCGCAAGCCAGCGGCGGCGCCGCGCTGGTGGCAACCGTCGACGACAATCGGGGGCTGATGGGCTGGCTGCTGTCCCAAGCGGGCTCTATCCGCATTCACGCACCGCAGGCACTGCGCGTGGCCATGCTCGAACAGCTGCGCCAGAGCCTGGTACTGCACGATGAATGA
- the nfsB gene encoding oxygen-insensitive NAD(P)H nitroreductase, with translation MDTVSLAKRRYTTKAYDASRRIPQATVDALLEQLRHSPSSVNSQPWHFIVADTAEGKARLAKSTTEGFAYNTPKLLDASHVIVFCTRTEMTEAHLNSVLDQEAADGRFRDEQARIGQNNSRRHYVNLHRYDQKDVQHWMEKQTYLALGTALLGAAAHGLDATPIEGFDSKILDAELGLRERGFTSVVILSLGYRSETDFNAGLNKSRLPAAQVFTFL, from the coding sequence ATGGATACCGTCTCGCTGGCCAAGCGCCGCTACACCACCAAAGCCTACGATGCCTCGCGCCGCATTCCCCAGGCCACTGTCGATGCCTTGCTCGAGCAACTGCGCCACAGCCCGTCCTCGGTCAACTCCCAACCTTGGCACTTCATCGTCGCGGATACTGCCGAAGGCAAGGCCCGCCTGGCCAAGAGCACCACGGAAGGTTTTGCCTACAACACGCCGAAGCTGCTCGATGCGTCGCACGTGATCGTGTTCTGCACCCGCACCGAAATGACCGAAGCGCACCTGAACAGCGTGCTCGATCAAGAGGCTGCCGATGGCCGCTTCCGCGATGAGCAAGCACGTATCGGGCAGAACAACAGCCGCCGTCACTACGTCAACCTGCACCGCTACGACCAGAAGGACGTGCAGCACTGGATGGAAAAACAAACCTACCTGGCCTTGGGCACGGCGTTGCTGGGTGCTGCGGCACATGGCCTGGATGCAACGCCGATCGAAGGCTTTGACAGCAAGATCCTCGATGCCGAGCTGGGCTTGCGTGAGCGTGGCTTTACCAGCGTGGTGATCCTCAGCCTGGGCTATCGCAGTGAGACGGACTTCAACGCCGGGCTGAACAAGTCACGGTTGCCGGCTGCGCAAGTCTTCACGTTCCTGTGA
- a CDS encoding LysR family transcriptional regulator has product MLRIADLELFARSSVLGSFTAAAHEAGLLPGQVAAAIKRLERDLDVRLFARTTRSLRLTAEGERYLPTALNVLESLRQGHEDLHGNPNTLRGTLQVSAPSDLGRNILLPWLSDFRREHPDLSLRFLLSDQVADLFRDPVDIAIRYGQNEDANYIALPLAPWNRRVLVASPDYLGRHGRPQTLEDLKQHTCLLYLQLGRIYDKWRLGNRIVKVGGPLFSDDADVVRRWALHGEGIAYKSWLDVSSNVSAGELEVLLPEHPGESTPVTLVCPHRKQLTPAVSQLHSWLRAKFETLHRQAET; this is encoded by the coding sequence ATGCTGCGCATCGCCGACCTCGAACTGTTTGCCCGCAGCAGCGTGCTGGGCAGCTTCACTGCCGCTGCCCATGAAGCAGGCCTGCTGCCGGGCCAGGTGGCTGCGGCCATCAAGCGCCTGGAACGTGACCTGGACGTGCGCCTGTTCGCCCGCACCACCCGCAGCCTGCGCCTGACCGCCGAGGGCGAACGCTACCTGCCAACCGCGCTGAATGTGCTGGAGAGCCTGCGCCAGGGCCATGAAGACCTGCATGGCAACCCCAATACCCTACGCGGCACCCTGCAGGTGTCGGCACCTTCCGATTTGGGGCGCAATATCCTGCTACCGTGGTTAAGCGACTTTCGCCGCGAACATCCTGACCTGAGCCTGCGCTTCTTGCTTTCAGACCAAGTAGCCGATTTGTTCCGCGACCCGGTGGACATTGCTATCCGCTACGGCCAAAACGAAGACGCAAACTACATTGCCTTGCCACTGGCACCCTGGAATCGTCGGGTACTAGTGGCCTCCCCTGACTACCTCGGGCGGCATGGCCGGCCGCAGACGCTGGAGGATCTGAAGCAGCACACTTGTCTTCTGTACCTACAGCTTGGCCGCATCTATGACAAATGGCGATTGGGCAATCGTATCGTAAAAGTCGGCGGCCCGCTGTTCAGCGATGATGCCGACGTGGTTCGGCGCTGGGCGCTTCACGGTGAGGGGATCGCGTACAAGTCGTGGTTGGATGTAAGCAGTAATGTGAGTGCGGGTGAGCTAGAAGTCCTTTTGCCCGAACACCCCGGAGAAAGCACACCTGTCACGCTGGTATGTCCCCATCGCAAACAGTTGACACCCGCTGTTTCACAGTTGCACAGCTGGTTGCGAGCGAAGTTCGAAACACTGCACAGACAGGCTGAGACTTAG
- a CDS encoding ATP-binding protein → MDTYQQSSLWKNAFSPKEDGFDEQRKKLVFAYEEFRSRVAMLASQIDKDMGNLTIHDITHVDALWWTASEIIGPEYHVNPAEAFVLGGAFLLHDAGHCVAAYPGGIEEIMALPEWQVFCNTLQVNAETLKRGSEAYQNVLFEVLRALHPKQAKTLARAEWFSPEDNKPLHLLDNSDLRNDFADVIGMIAESHWHHPHQLEVLSDRIVQPIIYLSPAPWKVDVFKLALILRVADAAHIDGRRAPRFLLAMKKPVGISLHHWKFQARFNLPSRDLDPTRKELCLSSSPFTAKDQEAWWLAYDAAKLLDSELESCERLLLDHQRQLFAVRTVANIHSTERFSRNVPTAGWHPVDTSVKISNISEIVERFGGTQLYGDEPSLALRELIQNARDAVNACRSLEGLYPTEGRIDVALRSTQEGVWLDVVDTGIGMSRYVLTEVLLDFGKSLWKSSELRGEWEHLGATGFEPVGKFGIGFFSVFMLGSRVVLTTSRYEAKANEAPQWVLDFSDTYKLRPTLREPGGNEKLKRHGTKVSVLLHANILEKLLQNPSSTRKKPLKLSLAEICAQLAPSLDVDLFTTTDGKTTQAIKANDWLDIDDLALLKRISPHLANNSKHIENSTPLHELLNESGKIIGRIGVRLRSHRYTPITCAGSYKGIYTGYVEGITGIINCTNQSDLARHSTHPEITLKEYLKWLAEHVEPIIESKDLALQDHALIAGLGANPKKIIIGTIDGKLINTKELAAHCKGLKTLIHHDFQISFEEDDEVLPSDFRSSLILNDNLLLTDSIAPANWIKKLLSEDPNLIFSISDTIEDTLHLAWKEFSISEKDAVIGTVQGEKIIRNCTVYERM, encoded by the coding sequence ATGGATACGTATCAGCAGTCATCACTCTGGAAAAATGCGTTTTCGCCCAAGGAGGATGGCTTCGACGAACAGCGCAAAAAATTGGTCTTCGCGTATGAGGAGTTTCGAAGCCGGGTAGCCATGCTCGCAAGCCAAATAGACAAGGATATGGGTAATCTGACGATCCATGACATCACCCACGTCGATGCGCTCTGGTGGACTGCTTCAGAAATTATTGGCCCAGAATACCATGTCAACCCGGCTGAAGCGTTTGTTCTGGGGGGCGCGTTTCTTCTACATGACGCAGGGCACTGCGTCGCGGCCTACCCTGGCGGCATAGAAGAGATAATGGCACTGCCTGAATGGCAAGTATTCTGTAACACCTTGCAAGTAAACGCAGAAACGCTGAAAAGGGGAAGTGAGGCCTACCAGAACGTACTATTCGAGGTGCTTCGCGCTTTACACCCTAAACAGGCAAAAACCCTGGCACGGGCAGAATGGTTCTCTCCCGAAGATAACAAACCGCTTCACTTATTGGATAACAGCGACCTGCGTAATGACTTCGCCGATGTCATTGGCATGATTGCAGAAAGCCATTGGCATCATCCTCATCAGCTTGAAGTTCTGAGCGACAGGATTGTACAGCCGATTATCTATCTTAGCCCTGCGCCTTGGAAAGTAGATGTCTTTAAGCTCGCTTTGATTTTGCGAGTAGCTGATGCTGCACATATCGATGGAAGAAGGGCCCCTCGCTTTCTGCTGGCCATGAAGAAGCCGGTGGGTATATCCCTACATCACTGGAAATTCCAAGCGCGCTTCAATCTTCCGAGCCGCGACCTTGACCCTACCCGTAAGGAATTATGTCTTTCGTCTTCGCCTTTTACAGCTAAAGACCAAGAAGCCTGGTGGCTGGCATACGATGCGGCAAAACTATTGGATTCAGAACTGGAATCTTGTGAGCGCCTGCTGCTTGATCACCAAAGACAGCTGTTCGCAGTTAGAACGGTTGCCAACATCCATAGCACGGAACGCTTTTCTAGAAACGTCCCCACCGCCGGCTGGCACCCCGTCGACACTAGTGTAAAAATTTCAAACATCAGCGAAATTGTGGAGCGCTTTGGAGGAACTCAGCTTTATGGTGATGAGCCGAGCTTGGCGCTTAGAGAGTTGATTCAGAACGCAAGAGACGCAGTGAATGCATGCCGTAGTCTTGAAGGGTTATACCCAACAGAGGGACGGATTGATGTTGCGCTCAGGTCTACACAGGAAGGTGTGTGGCTAGATGTAGTCGATACCGGTATCGGTATGAGCCGCTATGTACTTACCGAAGTACTCCTGGATTTCGGAAAATCGCTGTGGAAAAGCAGCGAGCTACGAGGCGAATGGGAGCATCTTGGCGCAACGGGATTTGAGCCAGTTGGCAAATTCGGCATTGGTTTTTTTTCTGTTTTTATGCTGGGCTCACGAGTGGTACTAACCACCTCGCGCTACGAAGCAAAAGCCAATGAAGCCCCTCAATGGGTGTTGGATTTTTCGGATACTTACAAACTTCGACCAACACTTAGAGAACCTGGCGGCAATGAAAAACTCAAACGACACGGGACCAAAGTTTCTGTACTCCTGCACGCCAATATATTAGAGAAATTACTACAAAACCCTTCAAGCACGAGAAAAAAACCACTCAAACTATCACTTGCTGAAATTTGCGCACAACTCGCCCCTTCACTTGATGTCGATTTATTTACCACCACCGATGGGAAAACAACTCAGGCGATCAAAGCCAACGACTGGCTAGACATTGATGACCTGGCACTTCTAAAGCGTATATCGCCACACTTAGCAAACAACAGCAAGCACATAGAAAACTCTACTCCACTCCATGAACTATTGAACGAATCTGGAAAAATCATCGGCCGTATCGGCGTACGCCTCCGCAGTCATCGCTACACACCAATTACCTGCGCGGGATCCTACAAAGGTATCTACACCGGATACGTAGAGGGCATCACAGGAATAATCAACTGCACCAACCAAAGTGATTTAGCTCGCCACTCTACACATCCAGAAATAACATTAAAAGAATATTTGAAGTGGCTAGCCGAGCACGTTGAGCCGATCATTGAAAGCAAAGACCTCGCACTCCAGGATCACGCTTTAATTGCAGGCCTTGGCGCAAACCCAAAGAAGATCATCATAGGCACCATCGATGGAAAGTTGATCAACACGAAAGAACTTGCAGCGCACTGCAAAGGCCTAAAAACATTGATTCACCACGACTTCCAAATCTCATTCGAAGAAGATGACGAAGTACTACCAAGTGACTTTCGCTCCTCCCTTATACTTAACGATAACCTATTACTTACTGACAGCATAGCACCTGCAAATTGGATAAAAAAACTATTATCCGAAGACCCCAATCTTATTTTTTCAATCAGCGACACCATTGAAGACACTCTTCACCTTGCTTGGAAAGAGTTCTCCATCAGTGAAAAAGACGCCGTAATAGGCACTGTACAAGGCGAGAAAATCATTAGGAACTGCACAGTTTACGAGAGAATGTGA
- a CDS encoding AraC family transcriptional regulator: MSNWIDLRQDADTGIESVRAHFVGHAYDPHWHDSFLVGVTEQGVQQFNCRRVRHRSTPGQVFLLEPGDIHDGLAPTAEGFTYSTLYLEPAWLDQQLRALFEHAPGDSLPSFADTLCHDEHLARATALAFRAVHDQDLRIVRQTAMDDLLACLTRHMHWRRRINPDPRLPLTAQRARDFLHANLERDIGLEDLAEACGIDRFRLTRAFKAAFGIAPHAYLIQLRLARARCLLAQGQTPAEVAMALGFADQSHLGRWFRRAYRLTPADYRRRCSNLPD, from the coding sequence ATGAGCAACTGGATTGACCTCAGGCAAGACGCCGATACCGGCATCGAGTCGGTCCGTGCGCATTTCGTCGGGCATGCCTACGACCCGCACTGGCACGACAGCTTCCTGGTCGGCGTGACCGAACAGGGCGTGCAGCAGTTCAACTGCCGCCGGGTGCGCCACCGCAGCACGCCGGGGCAGGTCTTCTTGCTCGAACCTGGCGACATTCATGATGGCCTGGCGCCGACCGCAGAAGGCTTCACCTATTCGACCTTGTACCTGGAGCCCGCCTGGCTCGACCAACAGTTGCGGGCGCTGTTCGAGCACGCGCCGGGCGACAGCCTGCCCAGTTTTGCCGATACCCTGTGCCACGACGAACACCTGGCGCGGGCCACTGCCCTCGCCTTCCGGGCCGTGCACGACCAGGACTTGCGCATCGTCCGGCAAACGGCCATGGACGACCTGCTGGCCTGCCTGACCCGCCACATGCACTGGCGCCGGCGCATCAACCCCGACCCGCGCCTGCCGCTGACCGCCCAGCGCGCCCGGGACTTTTTGCACGCCAACCTGGAGCGCGATATCGGCCTGGAGGACCTGGCCGAAGCCTGCGGCATCGACCGCTTTCGCCTGACGCGTGCGTTCAAGGCCGCGTTCGGCATTGCTCCGCATGCCTACCTGATCCAGCTGCGCCTGGCGCGGGCGAGGTGCCTGCTCGCCCAGGGCCAGACACCTGCCGAGGTGGCCATGGCGTTGGGCTTTGCTGATCAAAGCCACTTGGGGCGCTGGTTCCGCCGGGCCTACCGGCTGACCCCGGCCGACTACCGCAGGCGCTGCTCAAACCTTCCAGACTGA